Proteins encoded in a region of the Streptomyces liliiviolaceus genome:
- a CDS encoding GNAT family N-acetyltransferase, which produces MSDLRIRAAVPDDLDAVLAFWRTAAEGTSISDDRDGVERLVARDPEALILAERDGELVGTVVAGFDGWRCHLYRLAVDPARRRQGIGSALLAAAEDRFVRLGGRRGDAMVLARNETAHHAWRAAGYAPEEHWRRWVKPLVE; this is translated from the coding sequence ATGAGTGATCTTCGGATACGGGCCGCCGTGCCCGACGACCTCGACGCCGTCCTCGCCTTCTGGCGGACCGCCGCCGAAGGGACCAGCATCAGCGACGACCGGGACGGCGTGGAGCGGCTGGTCGCCCGCGATCCCGAGGCGCTGATCCTCGCCGAGCGGGACGGTGAGCTGGTGGGCACGGTCGTCGCCGGTTTCGACGGCTGGCGCTGCCATCTGTACCGGCTCGCGGTGGACCCGGCCCGGCGCCGCCAGGGCATCGGCTCGGCGCTCCTGGCGGCGGCCGAGGACCGGTTCGTACGGCTCGGCGGACGCCGCGGCGACGCGATGGTGCTGGCCCGCAACGAAACCGCGCACCATGCCTGGCGTGCCGCGGGGTATGCGCCGGAGGAGCACTGGCGGCGCTGGGTCAAGCCGCTGGTCGAGTGA
- a CDS encoding hemolysin family protein has protein sequence MTEVLLLAVAVLLSLACGAFVAAEFSLTTVERSQLERAVERGEVGAAGALRAVKNLTFQLSGAQLGITVTNLVVGMLAESSVAKLIAGPLESAGVPSSATPSVALVIGTALSTVFLMVVGELVPKNWAISSPLAVAKRVATPQRWFSAVFRPFISHLNNTANRVVRRFGVEPAEELASARGPQELVALARHSAKLGALEADTAELFVRTLNLADLTAENVMTPRVQVVSLDVQATCEDVANATRATGLSRFPVHRGTLDSVVGVAHIKDVIGVPADRRARTAVSQVMREPLLVPETLTVERLLDRLSGRRTMAVVIDEYGGTAGVATLEDIVEEVVGEVRDEHDPHETPDLAPAGTDDEGRTLYSADGSVRTDRLARVGLRAPDGPYETLAGLMATELGRIPVEGDTAEVAGWRLDVVDATGRRAARVLMHAPAAADTRAEASGPRKAGPGGAGTEEAGAEGTGSEGGRGR, from the coding sequence ATGACCGAAGTACTCCTGCTGGCCGTGGCCGTGCTGCTCTCGCTGGCCTGCGGCGCCTTCGTCGCGGCCGAGTTCTCCCTGACCACGGTCGAACGCAGTCAGCTGGAACGGGCCGTCGAGCGCGGCGAGGTCGGCGCGGCGGGCGCCCTCAGGGCCGTCAAGAACCTCACCTTCCAGCTCTCCGGCGCCCAGCTCGGCATCACCGTCACCAATCTGGTCGTCGGCATGCTCGCCGAGTCGTCCGTCGCGAAACTGATCGCCGGGCCCCTCGAATCGGCCGGGGTGCCGAGTTCGGCGACCCCGTCGGTCGCGCTGGTGATCGGTACGGCCCTGTCGACGGTCTTCCTGATGGTCGTCGGCGAGCTGGTGCCCAAGAACTGGGCGATCTCCTCGCCGCTCGCCGTGGCCAAACGGGTGGCGACCCCGCAGCGCTGGTTCAGCGCGGTGTTCCGGCCGTTCATCTCGCACCTCAACAACACCGCCAACCGGGTCGTACGCCGCTTCGGTGTCGAGCCCGCCGAGGAGCTGGCCTCCGCGCGCGGACCGCAGGAGCTGGTCGCCCTGGCCCGGCACTCCGCGAAACTGGGCGCCCTGGAGGCGGACACCGCCGAACTGTTCGTCCGCACGCTGAACCTCGCCGACCTCACCGCGGAGAACGTCATGACACCGCGGGTCCAGGTCGTCTCCCTGGACGTCCAGGCGACCTGCGAGGACGTGGCGAACGCGACGCGGGCGACCGGCCTCTCGCGCTTCCCCGTCCACCGCGGCACCCTCGACTCGGTCGTCGGGGTCGCGCACATCAAGGACGTCATCGGCGTACCCGCGGACCGCAGGGCCCGTACGGCCGTGTCGCAGGTGATGCGCGAGCCCCTGCTCGTACCGGAGACGCTGACCGTCGAACGGCTCCTCGACCGGCTGTCCGGCAGACGCACGATGGCCGTCGTCATCGACGAGTACGGCGGCACCGCCGGGGTCGCCACCCTGGAGGACATCGTCGAGGAGGTCGTCGGCGAGGTGCGCGACGAGCACGACCCGCACGAGACGCCCGACCTGGCCCCGGCCGGCACGGACGACGAGGGCCGCACGCTGTACTCGGCCGACGGCTCCGTACGCACCGACCGGCTCGCCCGCGTCGGGCTGCGCGCGCCCGACGGACCGTACGAGACGCTCGCGGGCCTCATGGCGACGGAGCTGGGGCGCATCCCCGTCGAGGGGGACACGGCCGAGGTCGCCGGGTGGCGGCTGGACGTGGTGGACGCGACGGGGCGGCGGGCCGCGCGGGTGCTGATGCACGCGCCGGCCGCCGCGGACACCCGCGCCGAGGCAAGCGGACCCCGGAAAGCCGGGCCGGGAGGGGCCGGAACCGAAGAGGCCGGAGCCGAAGGGACCGGATCCGAGGGAGGGCGGGGGCGATGA
- a CDS encoding hemolysin family protein: MTAVQLLIGLATLVVNAFFVAAEFALISVRRSQIEPYAEAGERRARSVVWGLEHVSALMAAAQLGITLCTLVLGVVAEPAIAHLLEPVFHAMGLSTGTGHAISFVIALAAATYLHMLLGEMVPKNIALAEPVRTALLLGPPLVALSRALRPVIFTVNAFANWLLKLLRVEVRDEVSATFSDTELARLVKDSGEAGLIDDRAQERLHDALELGRRPVRDVVLPRESVVYARVGVTPEQLEALSAESGFSRFPVVDDGLRIVGYLHVKDALDAMPRDLPFQVRDMRSIARVRESTPLDDVLTAMRRGRTHLAAVLGADGRLAGMVTMEDVLRELFGQSA, translated from the coding sequence ATGACAGCCGTACAACTGCTGATCGGTCTGGCGACGCTGGTCGTGAACGCCTTCTTCGTGGCGGCCGAGTTCGCGTTGATCTCCGTACGCCGCAGCCAGATCGAGCCGTACGCGGAGGCGGGAGAGCGGCGGGCGCGCAGTGTGGTGTGGGGTCTGGAGCACGTGTCCGCGCTGATGGCGGCCGCACAGCTCGGCATCACGCTGTGCACGCTGGTCCTGGGTGTGGTCGCCGAGCCCGCCATCGCGCATCTGCTGGAGCCGGTCTTCCACGCGATGGGGCTGTCGACCGGCACCGGGCACGCGATCTCGTTCGTGATCGCGCTCGCCGCGGCCACGTATCTGCACATGCTGCTCGGCGAGATGGTGCCGAAGAACATCGCGCTGGCCGAACCGGTGCGTACGGCGCTGCTGCTCGGGCCGCCGCTGGTCGCCCTGTCGCGGGCGCTGCGGCCGGTGATCTTCACGGTGAACGCGTTCGCCAACTGGCTGCTGAAACTGCTGCGCGTCGAGGTCCGGGACGAGGTGTCCGCGACCTTCTCCGACACGGAGCTGGCCCGCCTGGTGAAGGACTCCGGCGAGGCGGGGCTCATCGACGACCGTGCCCAGGAGCGGCTGCACGACGCCCTGGAACTGGGGCGGCGGCCGGTGCGGGACGTGGTGCTGCCGCGGGAAAGTGTGGTCTACGCGCGCGTGGGCGTCACTCCCGAGCAGTTGGAGGCCCTGTCCGCCGAGTCCGGGTTCTCCCGCTTCCCCGTGGTGGACGACGGTCTGCGGATCGTGGGCTACCTGCACGTCAAGGACGCCCTGGACGCGATGCCGCGCGATCTGCCGTTCCAGGTGCGGGACATGCGGTCCATCGCCCGGGTCCGGGAGAGCACGCCGCTCGACGACGTCCTGACGGCGATGCGGCGCGGCCGTACGCATCTGGCGGCGGTGCTCGGCGCGGACGGGCGGCTGGCCGGGATGGTGACGATGGAGGACGTGCTGAGGGAGCTGTTCGGCCAGTCGGCGTGA
- a CDS encoding SGNH/GDSL hydrolase family protein, producing MQTNATFTSLVAVGDSFTEGMSDRLPDGTYRGWADLLAARMAAQTPGFRYANLAVRGKLIGQIVAEQVDAAVAMQPDVITLVGGLNDTLRPKVDMVRVRGLLEEAVERLAPACKQLVLMRSPGRQGPVMERFRPRMEELFVCIDDLAVRHGALVVDLYGARSLGDPRMWDVDRLHLTAEGHRRVAEAVWQALGHAAEDAEWGTPMPPTAPPGWVARRTADARFARQYLLPWIGRRLTGRSSGDGRAPKRPELLPYEEYKGSVE from the coding sequence ATGCAGACGAATGCCACCTTCACCAGCCTTGTCGCGGTCGGCGACTCCTTCACCGAGGGCATGTCGGACCGCCTTCCCGACGGTACGTACCGGGGCTGGGCGGACCTCCTCGCGGCCCGGATGGCCGCGCAGACGCCCGGCTTCCGCTACGCCAACCTCGCGGTGCGCGGCAAGCTCATCGGACAGATCGTCGCCGAGCAGGTGGACGCCGCGGTGGCCATGCAGCCCGACGTGATCACGCTGGTCGGCGGCCTCAACGACACCCTGCGGCCCAAGGTCGACATGGTGCGCGTCCGCGGACTCCTGGAGGAGGCCGTGGAGCGGCTCGCCCCGGCCTGCAAGCAGCTCGTCCTGATGCGCAGCCCCGGCCGCCAGGGCCCGGTCATGGAGCGGTTCCGCCCCCGTATGGAGGAGCTGTTCGTCTGCATCGACGACCTCGCCGTCCGCCACGGCGCGCTCGTGGTCGACCTCTACGGAGCGCGGTCCCTGGGCGACCCGCGCATGTGGGACGTGGACCGGCTGCATCTGACGGCCGAGGGGCACCGCCGGGTCGCCGAAGCGGTGTGGCAGGCGCTCGGGCACGCGGCGGAGGACGCCGAGTGGGGCACCCCGATGCCGCCCACCGCCCCGCCCGGCTGGGTCGCCCGCAGGACCGCCGACGCGCGCTTCGCCCGCCAGTACCTCCTGCCGTGGATCGGCCGCAGGCTGACCGGCCGCTCGTCGGGCGACGGCCGTGCGCCCAAACGCCCGGAACTGCTGCCGTACGAGGAGTACAAGGGGTCCGTGGAGTAG
- the purB gene encoding adenylosuccinate lyase, producing MTAPAKPRIPNVLAGRYASAELATLWSPEQKVRLERQLWLAVLRAQKDLGIEVPDAALADYERVLDQVDLASIAEREKVTRHDVKARIEEFNDLAGHEHVHKGMTSRDLTENVEQLQIRLSLELVRDRTVAVLARLGRLAGEYGELVMAGRSHNVAAQATTLGKRFATAADELLVAHGRVEELLARYPLRGIKGPVGTAQDMLDLLGGDAAKLADLEQRIAGHLGFSQAFTSVGQVYPRSLDYEVVTALVQIAAAPSSTAKTIRLMAGHELVTEGFKPGQVGSSAMPHKMNTRSCERVNGLMVILRGYASMTGELAGDQWNEGDVSCSVVRRVALPDAFFALDGLLETFLTVLDEFGAFPAVVARELDRYLPFLATTKVLMGAVRAGVGREVAHEAIKENAVASALAMREQGTERNELLDKLAADERLPLDRAQLDALMADKLSFTGAAADQVAAVVARVEEILKQHPEAAGYTPGAIL from the coding sequence GTGACTGCGCCCGCAAAGCCCCGTATCCCGAACGTCCTCGCCGGCCGCTACGCCTCGGCCGAGCTCGCCACCCTGTGGTCCCCCGAGCAGAAGGTGCGCCTGGAGCGCCAGCTGTGGCTCGCCGTGCTGCGGGCCCAGAAGGACCTCGGGATCGAGGTGCCCGACGCCGCGCTCGCCGACTACGAGCGGGTCCTCGACCAGGTCGACCTGGCCTCGATCGCCGAGCGCGAGAAGGTCACGCGGCACGACGTGAAGGCGCGGATCGAGGAGTTCAACGACCTCGCCGGGCACGAGCACGTCCACAAGGGCATGACGTCCCGCGACCTCACCGAGAACGTCGAGCAGCTGCAGATCCGGCTCTCCCTGGAGCTGGTGCGCGACCGCACGGTGGCCGTCCTCGCGCGCCTGGGCAGGCTCGCGGGCGAGTACGGCGAGCTGGTCATGGCGGGCCGCTCCCACAACGTGGCGGCGCAGGCGACGACCCTCGGCAAGCGGTTCGCGACCGCCGCCGACGAACTGCTCGTCGCGCACGGCCGGGTCGAGGAACTGCTCGCCCGCTACCCGCTGCGCGGCATCAAGGGCCCGGTGGGCACGGCCCAGGACATGCTCGACCTGCTGGGCGGGGACGCGGCGAAGCTCGCCGACCTGGAGCAGCGGATCGCCGGGCACCTCGGCTTCTCGCAGGCCTTCACGTCGGTGGGCCAGGTCTACCCGCGCTCGCTGGACTACGAGGTCGTGACCGCGCTGGTGCAGATCGCCGCGGCCCCCTCGTCGACCGCCAAGACGATCCGGCTGATGGCCGGGCACGAGCTGGTGACCGAGGGCTTCAAGCCGGGCCAGGTCGGTTCCTCGGCGATGCCGCACAAGATGAACACCCGCTCCTGCGAGCGCGTCAACGGCCTGATGGTGATCCTGCGCGGCTACGCCTCGATGACGGGCGAGCTGGCGGGCGACCAGTGGAACGAGGGCGACGTGTCCTGCTCGGTGGTGCGCCGGGTCGCACTGCCGGACGCGTTCTTCGCGCTGGACGGCCTGCTGGAGACGTTCCTCACCGTCCTCGACGAGTTCGGCGCGTTCCCGGCGGTCGTGGCGCGCGAGCTGGACCGCTACCTGCCGTTCCTCGCGACGACCAAGGTCCTGATGGGCGCGGTGCGCGCGGGTGTCGGCCGTGAGGTCGCGCACGAGGCCATCAAGGAGAACGCCGTCGCCTCCGCCCTCGCCATGCGGGAGCAGGGCACCGAGCGCAACGAGCTGCTGGACAAGCTCGCCGCCGACGAACGCCTCCCGCTCGACCGCGCCCAGCTCGACGCGCTGATGGCCGACAAGCTGTCCTTCACGGGCGCCGCCGCCGACCAGGTGGCCGCGGTCGTCGCGCGCGTCGAGGAGATCCTGAAGCAGCACCCGGAGGCCGCGGGCTACACGCCGGGGGCGATCCTCTGA
- the mug gene encoding G/U mismatch-specific DNA glycosylase encodes MTRFTPAELEAARDRLVPDVVADGLQVLFCGINPGLMTAATGHHFARPGNRFWPVLHLSGFTPRQLKPSEQDELLSYGLGITNVVARATARADELSAAEYREGGRLLAAKVERLRPRWLAVVGVTAYRAAFDDRKAVIGPQERTFGDTRVWALPNPSGLNAHWTAATMAEEYGRLREAAADRAP; translated from the coding sequence CTGACGCGGTTCACCCCCGCCGAACTGGAGGCCGCCCGCGACCGGCTCGTGCCGGATGTCGTCGCGGACGGTCTCCAGGTGCTGTTCTGCGGTATCAACCCCGGGCTGATGACGGCCGCGACGGGCCACCACTTCGCGCGCCCCGGCAACCGCTTCTGGCCCGTCCTGCATCTGTCCGGCTTCACCCCGCGGCAGCTGAAGCCCTCGGAACAGGACGAGTTGCTCTCGTACGGGCTCGGCATCACCAATGTGGTGGCGCGGGCGACTGCCAGGGCCGACGAGCTGAGCGCGGCCGAGTACCGGGAGGGCGGGCGGCTGCTCGCCGCCAAGGTCGAACGGCTGCGTCCGCGGTGGCTCGCGGTGGTGGGCGTCACCGCCTACCGGGCGGCCTTCGACGACCGCAAGGCCGTGATCGGCCCCCAGGAGCGGACGTTCGGCGACACGCGCGTATGGGCCCTGCCCAACCCCAGCGGCCTGAACGCCCACTGGACGGCGGCGACGATGGCGGAGGAGTACGGGCGCCTGCGGGAGGCGGCAGCGGACCGGGCCCCGTAA
- a CDS encoding ABC transporter permease subunit produces the protein MSFAPVLHAEWLKIRTLRSLVVGLAAVVLVTAVFTALAGADGSGDTDGDFDPLFTAFFGVNFGQIAAITFGAQAVSSEFQGGALRVSLTAVPRRGRWFAAKVAAVGIPALAVGLLTGGVSLAVGWAVLGDRADGVSWGEGLRAVVGCGICLALMALFAAGLTALLRSGVTTLSILIPFLLLVSFVVGDMSGNAADLLPDRAGQVVLHESWDGLLGPWAGLAVTAVWTSAALLAGWWGVHRRDA, from the coding sequence ATGTCGTTCGCACCCGTACTCCACGCGGAGTGGCTCAAGATCCGCACCCTGCGGTCGCTTGTCGTGGGACTGGCCGCCGTCGTCCTCGTCACCGCGGTCTTCACCGCGCTGGCCGGGGCCGACGGCTCCGGGGACACGGACGGGGACTTCGACCCGCTGTTCACGGCGTTCTTCGGCGTCAACTTCGGGCAGATCGCGGCGATCACCTTCGGCGCGCAGGCCGTGTCGTCCGAGTTCCAGGGAGGGGCCCTGCGGGTCTCGCTGACCGCGGTGCCCCGCCGCGGACGGTGGTTCGCGGCGAAGGTGGCGGCCGTCGGCATCCCCGCCCTGGCCGTCGGCCTCCTCACCGGGGGCGTGAGCCTCGCCGTGGGCTGGGCCGTCCTCGGTGACCGGGCCGACGGGGTGAGTTGGGGCGAGGGACTGCGCGCGGTCGTGGGCTGCGGGATCTGTCTGGCCCTGATGGCGCTGTTCGCGGCTGGTCTGACCGCCTTGCTGCGCAGCGGCGTCACCACGCTGAGCATCCTCATCCCCTTCCTCCTGCTGGTCTCCTTCGTGGTCGGCGACATGTCCGGGAACGCCGCCGATCTCCTGCCCGACCGGGCGGGGCAGGTGGTCCTGCACGAGAGCTGGGACGGCCTGCTCGGGCCGTGGGCGGGGCTCGCGGTGACAGCGGTGTGGACGTCGGCCGCGCTCCTGGCCGGATGGTGGGGTGTGCACCGCCGGGACGCGTGA
- a CDS encoding ABC transporter ATP-binding protein — MTSIDVQELTKEYGTTRAVDRLTFRVEPGRVTGFLGPNGAGKSTTMRLVLGLDRPTSGTATVGGQPYATLEEPLRHVGALLDAQAAHGSRTARDHLRALAASNRLPGTRVDEVLAETGLAPVARRRVKTYSLGMRQRLGIAAALLGDPPVVLLDEPSNGLDPEGIIWIRELLRRLAREGRTVLVSSHLMHETASFADHLVVLGRGRLLADMAMREFVQARVDPRVRVRTTDGAALRDLLARHGYEAARHEGEGEGETPGGSGGERWIVRHARVEDIGRLASGAGLPLLELAAEEGTLEQAYLDLTVTEAEFAAQSAAQPQEA; from the coding sequence ATGACCAGCATCGACGTCCAAGAACTCACCAAGGAGTACGGCACCACCCGCGCCGTGGACCGGCTGACCTTCCGTGTCGAGCCGGGCCGGGTCACCGGCTTCCTCGGCCCCAACGGCGCGGGCAAGTCCACCACCATGCGGCTCGTGCTCGGCCTCGACCGGCCCACCTCCGGAACCGCCACCGTCGGCGGGCAGCCGTACGCGACGCTGGAGGAGCCGCTGCGCCACGTCGGCGCCCTGCTCGACGCGCAGGCCGCGCACGGTTCGCGGACCGCGCGGGACCATCTGCGGGCGCTCGCGGCGAGCAACCGCCTGCCCGGGACCCGCGTGGACGAGGTCCTGGCGGAGACCGGCCTCGCCCCGGTCGCCCGCCGCCGCGTCAAGACGTACTCCCTGGGCATGAGGCAGCGCCTGGGCATTGCCGCGGCCCTCCTGGGCGACCCGCCGGTGGTCCTGCTCGACGAGCCGTCCAACGGCCTCGACCCCGAAGGCATCATCTGGATCAGGGAACTGCTGCGCCGGCTCGCCCGCGAGGGCCGCACCGTGCTCGTCTCCAGCCATCTGATGCACGAGACCGCGTCCTTCGCCGACCACCTCGTCGTGCTGGGCCGCGGCCGGCTGCTCGCCGACATGGCGATGCGGGAGTTCGTCCAGGCGCGCGTGGACCCCCGGGTACGGGTCCGCACCACGGACGGCGCGGCCCTGCGCGACCTGCTCGCACGGCACGGATACGAGGCCGCGCGCCACGAAGGAGAGGGTGAAGGGGAGACGCCAGGAGGGAGCGGGGGCGAACGGTGGATCGTGCGCCACGCGCGCGTGGAGGACATCGGCCGCCTCGCCTCGGGCGCGGGTCTGCCCCTCCTCGAACTGGCCGCGGAGGAAGGCACGCTGGAACAGGCCTACCTCGATCTGACGGTCACGGAGGCCGAGTTCGCCGCCCAGTCCGCGGCCCAGCCGCAGGAGGCCTGA
- a CDS encoding sensor histidine kinase — translation MARLLRPLTRWTTYTRFLHLWVPMLVSSVWIFIDPATPWAPALVLPLLGLIPAVRRGEGVQAQVMLMRDGNDPAVSAISVVPSATWRDRLRTVLWLQARMVLGWAAAGVSVWLPLITVDLIRISTGYVPDDNPFLPVPHAHWAYALLAPLPLIALYGAFIGLGTLITVLAHRLLGPSAAERVAALEERTEQLLERTRIARELHDSIGHALTVAVVQAGAARAAGDPEFTDRALLAIEDTGRAALEDLERVLGVLRESRGPASGRPTLVEADRLLESARGSGAKIDAELTGALETVPGPVSREGYRILQECLTNVLRHAEDSVPVRVRVAVEERTLSLEVRNPLTAEIPGGPGSGVRGSGLRGIRERAALLGGRARTGPDDGDWQVHVELPLR, via the coding sequence ATGGCCCGCCTGCTGCGCCCGCTGACCCGTTGGACGACGTACACCCGCTTCCTCCACCTGTGGGTTCCCATGCTGGTCAGCAGCGTGTGGATCTTCATCGACCCCGCGACCCCGTGGGCGCCCGCGCTGGTGCTGCCCCTGCTGGGGCTGATCCCGGCCGTGCGGCGCGGCGAGGGTGTGCAGGCGCAGGTCATGCTGATGCGGGACGGCAACGACCCGGCCGTCTCGGCCATCTCGGTCGTGCCGTCGGCCACCTGGCGGGACCGGCTGCGGACCGTGCTGTGGCTGCAGGCGCGCATGGTGCTCGGCTGGGCGGCGGCGGGGGTCAGCGTCTGGCTCCCGCTGATCACCGTGGACCTGATCCGCATCTCGACCGGTTACGTACCGGACGACAACCCGTTCCTGCCGGTGCCGCACGCGCACTGGGCGTACGCCCTGCTCGCGCCGCTGCCGCTGATCGCCCTCTACGGAGCGTTCATCGGTCTCGGGACGCTGATCACGGTCCTCGCACACCGCCTTCTGGGGCCGTCGGCGGCGGAGCGGGTCGCCGCCCTGGAGGAGCGCACCGAGCAGCTCCTGGAGCGCACCCGCATCGCGCGTGAACTGCACGACTCGATCGGTCACGCGCTGACGGTGGCCGTGGTGCAGGCGGGTGCCGCGCGGGCCGCGGGGGACCCGGAGTTCACCGACCGGGCGCTGCTCGCCATCGAGGACACCGGCCGGGCCGCGCTGGAGGACCTGGAGCGGGTGCTCGGTGTGCTGCGCGAGTCGCGCGGGCCCGCGAGCGGCCGGCCGACCCTGGTGGAGGCCGACCGGCTGCTGGAGTCCGCCCGCGGCTCCGGGGCGAAGATCGACGCCGAGCTGACGGGCGCCCTGGAGACCGTGCCCGGGCCGGTCTCCCGTGAGGGCTACCGCATCCTCCAGGAGTGCCTCACCAACGTGCTGCGGCACGCGGAGGACTCGGTGCCCGTCCGCGTCCGTGTCGCCGTCGAGGAACGGACGCTCTCGCTGGAGGTGCGCAATCCGCTGACGGCCGAGATACCGGGCGGCCCGGGCAGCGGTGTGCGGGGCAGCGGGCTGCGGGGCATCCGGGAGCGGGCCGCGCTGCTCGGCGGCCGGGCGAGAACCGGCCCGGACGACGGTGACTGGCAGGTGCACGTCGAACTGCCGCTGCGCTGA
- a CDS encoding response regulator transcription factor, whose translation MPVTVLLVDDEPLVRAGLRAVLEAQPDIAVVGEAADGAAVIPLVRRLRPDVVAMDVRMPLMDGIEATRAVLRTVDGPPKILVITTFENDEYVYEALRAGADGFLLKRARPAEIVHAVRLVAEGESLLFPASVRQLAAEYGGSDGNPAARAALRRAALTEREEEVLRLMARGLSNAEIAARLVVGTETVKSHVSAVLAKLGARDRTQAVIAAYESGFVAPG comes from the coding sequence ATGCCGGTCACCGTTCTGCTCGTCGACGACGAACCCCTCGTACGGGCCGGTCTGCGTGCCGTTCTGGAGGCGCAGCCCGACATCGCGGTCGTCGGGGAGGCCGCGGACGGCGCCGCGGTCATTCCGCTGGTGCGGCGGCTGCGGCCCGACGTCGTCGCGATGGACGTCCGGATGCCGCTGATGGACGGCATCGAGGCCACCCGCGCGGTGCTGCGGACCGTCGACGGGCCGCCGAAGATCCTCGTGATCACGACGTTCGAGAACGACGAGTACGTGTACGAGGCGCTGCGCGCGGGTGCCGACGGTTTTCTGCTGAAGCGGGCCCGGCCTGCGGAGATCGTGCACGCCGTGCGGCTGGTCGCCGAGGGCGAGTCGCTGCTGTTCCCGGCCTCCGTACGGCAGTTGGCCGCCGAGTACGGGGGCAGCGACGGGAATCCCGCGGCCCGGGCCGCGCTGCGGCGGGCGGCGCTGACCGAGCGCGAGGAGGAGGTGCTGCGGCTGATGGCACGGGGTCTGTCGAACGCGGAGATCGCCGCACGGCTGGTCGTCGGCACCGAGACGGTCAAGTCCCACGTCAGCGCCGTACTGGCGAAACTGGGGGCCCGGGACCGTACTCAAGCGGTGATCGCGGCATACGAGTCCGGGTTCGTGGCACCCGGCTGA
- a CDS encoding ROK family transcriptional regulator, producing the protein MGQLTGGDPSLLRRINSAVVLHALRATDFATLTEITRVTGLSRPTVEGVVEGLIDGGLVVETAADESAARRQGRPARRFRFRAEAGHLLGLEIGPHRVAVLLSDLDGRILGSLAKDVCETASADERLERLRTAVAELLRRAGVARGSLRAVGATSPGIVETDGTVRLCTALPEWTGLALGERLRRSFKCPVIVENDANAAAVAEHWKGAATESDDMVFVLAGLSPGAGSLIGGRLHRGFGGAAGEIGALHLLGREVTPETLLSTTDEPLHPLDEQAVAEVFRHARAGDERALAAVERFIQRLVHDVAALVLALDPELVVIGGWAAGLDGVLEPLRKELARYCLRPPRVTLSLLGEAAVATGALRLALDHVEEQLFAVESTVTARR; encoded by the coding sequence TTGGGGCAGTTGACCGGCGGGGATCCCTCTCTGCTGCGGAGGATCAACTCCGCGGTGGTGCTGCACGCGCTGCGGGCCACGGACTTCGCGACACTCACCGAGATCACACGGGTGACCGGGCTGTCCCGGCCCACCGTCGAGGGCGTCGTCGAAGGGCTCATCGACGGCGGACTCGTCGTCGAGACGGCGGCCGACGAGAGCGCCGCACGACGCCAGGGCCGGCCCGCGCGCCGGTTCCGCTTCCGGGCGGAGGCGGGCCATCTGCTGGGCCTGGAGATCGGCCCGCACCGGGTGGCCGTGCTCCTGTCGGACCTGGACGGGCGGATACTCGGTTCGCTCGCCAAGGACGTCTGCGAGACGGCGTCGGCGGACGAACGGCTCGAACGGCTGCGTACGGCCGTCGCGGAGCTGCTGCGCCGTGCCGGGGTCGCGCGCGGCTCCCTGCGGGCCGTCGGAGCGACCTCGCCGGGCATCGTCGAGACCGACGGCACCGTACGCCTGTGCACGGCGCTGCCGGAGTGGACGGGGCTGGCGCTGGGCGAACGGCTGCGCCGCTCCTTCAAGTGCCCGGTGATCGTGGAGAACGACGCCAACGCGGCGGCGGTCGCCGAGCACTGGAAGGGCGCCGCCACCGAATCCGACGACATGGTGTTCGTGCTGGCCGGGCTGAGCCCCGGGGCCGGTTCCCTCATCGGCGGGCGGCTGCACCGCGGCTTCGGAGGGGCGGCCGGTGAGATCGGCGCGCTCCATCTGCTGGGCCGGGAGGTCACTCCGGAGACGCTGCTGTCCACGACCGACGAGCCGCTGCACCCGCTCGACGAGCAGGCGGTGGCGGAGGTCTTCAGGCATGCGCGCGCGGGCGACGAGCGGGCCCTGGCGGCCGTCGAGCGCTTCATACAGCGGCTGGTGCACGACGTCGCCGCGCTCGTCCTGGCCCTCGACCCCGAGCTGGTCGTGATCGGCGGGTGGGCGGCGGGTCTCGACGGCGTACTGGAGCCGCTGCGCAAGGAGCTGGCCCGCTACTGTCTGCGGCCGCCGCGGGTGACGCTGTCGCTCCTGGGCGAGGCGGCCGTGGCGACGGGCGCGCTGCGACTGGCTCTGGACCATGTGGAGGAGCAGCTCTTCGCGGTGGAGAGCACGGTGACGGCCCGCCGCTGA